A region of Curvibacter sp. AEP1-3 DNA encodes the following proteins:
- a CDS encoding DNA-directed RNA polymerase subunit alpha — protein sequence MQNNLLKPKSISVEQLGPNRAKVALEPFERGYGHTLGNALRRVLLSSMPGFAATEVTIAGVLHEYSSIDGVQEDVVNILLNLKGVVFKLHNREEVTLSLRKDTEGVVTAADIQTPHDVEIINPEHVIANLSHGGKLDMQIKVEKGRGYVPGSMRRYADEPNKSIGRIVLDASFSPVRRVSYTVESARVEQRTDLDKLVVEIETNGAVTAEDAVRASAKILVEQLAVFAQLEGSELDAFTAPAPRGNTQFDPILLRPVDELELTVRSANCLKAENIYYIGDLIQRTENELLKTPNLGRKSLNEIKEVLASRGLTLGMKLESWPPASLEKR from the coding sequence ATGCAAAACAATTTGTTGAAGCCTAAGTCGATCAGCGTTGAGCAACTTGGCCCGAATCGCGCCAAAGTGGCTCTGGAGCCTTTTGAGCGTGGATATGGACACACACTTGGGAACGCTTTGCGTCGGGTTTTGTTGTCCTCTATGCCTGGCTTCGCTGCGACTGAGGTGACAATTGCCGGCGTGTTGCATGAGTACTCTTCTATCGACGGTGTCCAAGAAGATGTAGTTAACATCTTGTTGAACCTTAAGGGCGTAGTCTTTAAGTTGCACAACCGCGAAGAAGTGACGTTGAGCCTGCGTAAGGACACCGAGGGTGTCGTTACTGCTGCTGACATTCAAACGCCTCATGACGTTGAGATCATCAATCCTGAGCACGTGATTGCAAACTTGTCGCATGGCGGTAAGTTAGATATGCAGATCAAGGTTGAAAAAGGTCGTGGCTACGTGCCTGGCAGCATGCGCCGTTACGCTGACGAGCCAAACAAGTCAATTGGCCGGATTGTGCTCGACGCTTCGTTCTCTCCGGTTCGCCGTGTGAGCTACACCGTCGAGAGCGCACGTGTTGAACAGCGTACTGACTTGGACAAGCTGGTTGTTGAGATTGAGACTAACGGTGCAGTGACAGCAGAAGATGCAGTTCGCGCTTCCGCCAAAATCTTGGTTGAACAGTTGGCAGTGTTTGCACAGTTGGAAGGTAGCGAGTTGGATGCGTTCACCGCACCTGCACCACGTGGCAATACGCAATTCGATCCGATTCTGTTGCGTCCAGTAGATGAGTTGGAACTCACAGTCCGTTCTGCGAACTGCTTGAAGGCCGAGAACATCTACTACATCGGTGATTTGATTCAGCGAACAGAAAATGAGCTGCTGAAGACTCCTAATCTGGGTCGCAAGTCTCTCAACGAAATCAAGGAAGTGTTGGCCTCCCGCGGGCTGACTTTGGGAATGAAGCTGGAGAGCTGGCCCCCTGCTTCTTTGGAAAAACGTTAA
- the rplQ gene encoding 50S ribosomal protein L17, whose product MRHGHGLRKLNRTSSHRLAMLRNMMNSLIEHEVIKTTVPKAKELRRVVEPMITLAKEATVANRRLAFDRLRDRDSVTKLFDVLGPRFKARPGGYTRILKMGFRVGDNAPMALVELVERSEEVSATSEEVKA is encoded by the coding sequence ATGCGTCACGGACACGGTCTTCGTAAACTTAACCGCACTAGCTCACACCGTTTGGCTATGTTGCGCAACATGATGAATTCGTTGATCGAACACGAAGTCATCAAAACCACTGTACCCAAGGCCAAGGAATTGCGCCGTGTAGTGGAGCCCATGATCACTTTGGCTAAAGAAGCTACCGTGGCAAACCGCCGTCTTGCATTCGATCGTCTGCGTGATCGTGACAGCGTCACCAAGTTGTTCGATGTCTTGGGTCCTCGCTTCAAGGCGCGCCCAGGCGGCTACACACGTATTTTGAAAATGGGTTTCCGTGTTGGTGACAACGCGCCCATGGCATTGGTGGAATTGGTTGAGCGTTCTGAAGAAGTTTCTGCAACTTCTGAAGAAGTGAAGGCTTAA
- a CDS encoding LysR family transcriptional regulator, which produces MELSHLDTFVKVVQTGSFTRAAEQLLSQKAHVSRVVSQLEADLGARLLERTTRSLSLTEVGREFFERAVGILGAAEDARLAVQHAHGEPRGTLRLTCGVEFGMLAVNRWVRDYLIRHASANVDLEMTGRVVDIVHEGFDLAIRVGPLTDSTLAARKLGDLHYGLFAAPGYLLRQPTPLQPQDLNLHAPIRFSGSRQRLVWTFTRGDETQRIEPAARLNVNNSFAVRDATIDGLGIGQLPWLLAAPSVAAGTLHPVLADWQLPSAPVHAVFASARYLTPKVRAFIDLAVNSFADVAGNP; this is translated from the coding sequence ATGGAATTGAGCCACCTCGATACTTTTGTGAAGGTTGTGCAGACCGGCAGCTTCACACGCGCAGCTGAACAGCTACTTAGCCAGAAGGCCCATGTATCGCGTGTGGTCAGCCAACTTGAGGCTGACTTGGGTGCGCGCCTGCTTGAGCGCACTACCCGCTCACTCTCACTTACCGAGGTTGGAAGAGAGTTCTTTGAACGCGCTGTCGGTATCCTGGGGGCTGCCGAGGATGCACGGCTTGCCGTGCAACATGCGCACGGCGAACCGCGCGGCACGTTGCGTCTGACCTGCGGTGTGGAATTCGGGATGCTTGCGGTAAACCGCTGGGTGCGCGACTACCTGATCCGCCACGCCAGTGCGAACGTGGACTTGGAGATGACGGGACGCGTCGTAGACATCGTGCACGAAGGCTTCGACCTCGCGATTCGGGTGGGCCCTCTCACCGACTCGACACTCGCTGCGCGCAAGCTAGGCGACCTGCACTACGGGCTATTCGCTGCGCCTGGTTATCTGCTGCGACAACCTACGCCACTACAGCCACAAGACCTGAACTTGCATGCACCGATTCGTTTCTCGGGCTCCCGCCAGCGTTTGGTCTGGACCTTCACTAGGGGTGACGAGACACAGCGCATCGAACCTGCGGCCCGCCTGAACGTCAACAACAGCTTCGCGGTGCGAGACGCCACCATCGATGGTCTGGGTATAGGCCAACTTCCTTGGCTCCTGGCCGCACCATCGGTTGCAGCGGGCACTTTGCATCCCGTGTTGGCTGATTGGCAACTGCCTTCAGCTCCTGTGCATGCAGTGTTCGCTAGCGCTCGCTACCTAACCCCCAAAGTCAGAGCGTTTATAGACCTCGCCGTCAATTCTTTTGCCGATGTAGCAGGAAATCCTTGA
- a CDS encoding type 1 glutamine amidotransferase domain-containing protein, which yields MSLRDPNVVNPKASKRVAIVIANPAVSTTTGWPVGFWWSELTHPYYVFTEAGYAVEVFSPVGGKCEADGMSDPNDASGYSKTDLISQGFIHTPELKALVNNTKKVADIDLAVFDAIVVAGGQAPMFSFEQATDLHAKFAEFHSAGKVAAALCHGVAVLAYAKGADGELIAKGKTVTGFANCEEDFADNAVWSYGMLPRDKHVMPWRIEDRLKEIGANYVQAGLWRGFAVRDGNLITGQQNFSGEETARLVVEALGR from the coding sequence ATGAGTCTCAGAGACCCCAACGTTGTTAACCCGAAAGCCAGCAAGCGCGTGGCCATCGTCATCGCTAACCCCGCGGTATCCACTACCACCGGTTGGCCGGTAGGCTTTTGGTGGAGCGAGCTCACCCACCCGTACTACGTGTTCACCGAGGCCGGCTATGCGGTCGAGGTTTTCAGCCCCGTCGGCGGCAAGTGTGAAGCCGACGGTATGAGCGACCCCAACGATGCAAGCGGCTACAGCAAGACCGACTTGATCAGCCAGGGTTTCATCCACACGCCTGAATTGAAGGCGTTGGTGAACAACACGAAGAAGGTGGCTGACATTGATTTAGCAGTATTCGATGCCATCGTGGTGGCTGGTGGTCAGGCTCCGATGTTCAGCTTTGAACAGGCGACCGACCTGCATGCGAAGTTCGCCGAATTCCACAGTGCGGGCAAGGTCGCGGCAGCGCTTTGCCACGGCGTCGCTGTGCTGGCCTACGCCAAGGGCGCGGACGGTGAGTTGATCGCCAAGGGTAAGACCGTGACCGGCTTTGCCAACTGCGAGGAAGACTTCGCGGATAACGCGGTCTGGAGCTACGGGATGCTGCCGCGCGACAAACATGTGATGCCCTGGCGCATCGAGGATCGCCTAAAGGAAATCGGCGCCAATTACGTGCAGGCTGGTCTGTGGCGTGGCTTCGCTGTGCGGGACGGCAACCTGATCACAGGGCAGCAGAACTTCTCTGGCGAAGAGACGGCGCGTCTGGTGGTCGAGGCGCTGGGCCGATAA
- a CDS encoding type 1 glutamine amidotransferase domain-containing protein, with protein MDKRHFLSISAIALTGMCTLIAPPSAVAAGAPASKGKVLLVAANPSKASIGWPLGVWAAEISHPYDELVHAGYSVEIVSPEGGDLFIDPYSDPRHESGYSAHDIVSLGFLTSPKTAPLLKGTKPLAQVKPSDYAAIVVAGGQSPMYTFRGNEALEKTIVSFYEAGKPTAALCHGVAALVDTKLSNGKYLIAGKKVTGFSLAEDKFVEKAVSAQLFNWYVEPAMKERGATYVQGGMWADYVVADGNLITGQQQNSGRSVARLVMAQLQKGAAK; from the coding sequence ATGGACAAGCGTCATTTCCTTTCCATCTCCGCCATCGCTCTTACTGGCATGTGCACACTGATCGCCCCTCCCAGCGCTGTTGCTGCCGGCGCCCCAGCCAGCAAAGGCAAAGTGTTGCTGGTGGCCGCCAACCCAAGTAAGGCGAGCATCGGCTGGCCGCTGGGTGTGTGGGCAGCGGAAATCAGCCATCCCTATGACGAACTGGTGCACGCTGGCTACAGCGTGGAAATCGTCAGCCCCGAGGGTGGTGATCTGTTCATCGACCCCTATTCCGACCCGCGCCACGAAAGCGGCTATTCCGCGCACGACATCGTCAGCCTGGGCTTTTTGACCTCCCCCAAGACTGCGCCCCTGCTCAAGGGCACAAAACCGTTGGCTCAGGTCAAGCCATCGGACTATGCGGCCATCGTCGTCGCCGGTGGGCAGTCCCCGATGTACACATTCCGTGGCAACGAGGCGCTGGAAAAAACGATTGTCAGCTTCTATGAGGCGGGCAAACCCACGGCCGCGCTTTGCCATGGCGTTGCCGCCCTGGTGGACACCAAACTGTCCAATGGCAAATATCTGATAGCTGGCAAGAAGGTCACCGGCTTCTCTCTGGCCGAAGACAAGTTTGTGGAAAAAGCGGTGAGCGCCCAGTTGTTCAACTGGTATGTGGAGCCCGCCATGAAGGAGCGCGGTGCAACCTATGTTCAGGGCGGCATGTGGGCCGACTATGTAGTCGCCGACGGCAACCTCATCACCGGTCAACAACAAAACAGTGGCCGCAGCGTGGCGCGCTTGGTAATGGCGCAATTGCAAAAGGGTGCTGCCAAATGA
- a CDS encoding NmrA family NAD(P)-binding protein, translating to MMSALAGSQHQTPMPGDQQAATTILVCGATGNIGRPLVQALQRAHVGTVLAASPKGEAVAGAAGRVLDLLSSTSVETAMAGVQRLFLLTPANPMMEAMTANAVSAAKAAGVQHIVRISGAGADPGSEIAIARLQGRCDQIVIDSGIAHTLLRPKNFMQNFATFLRDMVRAGRVYSSQGEGKIPFVDARDIAAAAAQVLTHPQLHGAKAYTLTGPEAITNAQALALIEADTGRAVQLVMVSEEQAVSGMRQAGMPEKLIEAMSSLNRIIAAGWVADVSDDLPRLLGRPTTRFADFVRDHRDTWL from the coding sequence ATGATGAGCGCCTTGGCCGGTTCACAACATCAAACCCCAATGCCCGGCGACCAGCAGGCAGCCACCACCATCCTGGTCTGCGGCGCCACCGGCAACATTGGCCGACCGCTGGTACAAGCCCTGCAAAGGGCCCACGTTGGTACGGTGTTGGCTGCCTCTCCCAAAGGTGAGGCGGTGGCCGGGGCTGCAGGGCGGGTGCTTGACCTGCTCTCCTCGACCTCGGTAGAGACTGCTATGGCGGGTGTTCAGCGATTGTTCCTTCTTACGCCGGCGAACCCCATGATGGAGGCCATGACTGCCAACGCCGTGTCTGCCGCCAAGGCCGCTGGTGTGCAGCACATTGTGCGCATTTCCGGAGCAGGTGCTGACCCGGGGTCCGAAATTGCCATAGCTCGCCTGCAAGGACGCTGCGACCAGATTGTCATTGACTCGGGCATCGCACATACCTTGCTGCGCCCGAAGAACTTCATGCAGAACTTCGCCACCTTCCTGCGTGACATGGTGCGCGCAGGTCGAGTGTATTCCTCCCAAGGCGAAGGCAAGATTCCGTTTGTGGACGCCCGCGACATTGCCGCCGCTGCAGCTCAGGTGCTGACCCATCCGCAGCTTCACGGCGCTAAGGCTTATACGTTGACCGGCCCAGAAGCCATCACCAATGCCCAGGCGCTAGCGCTTATTGAGGCCGACACCGGGCGTGCCGTGCAACTGGTAATGGTGAGCGAAGAGCAGGCTGTTTCCGGTATGCGTCAGGCCGGTATGCCTGAGAAGCTGATAGAGGCCATGTCCAGTCTGAATCGCATCATTGCCGCAGGCTGGGTGGCCGATGTTAGCGACGATCTACCGCGCCTGCTGGGGCG